A portion of the Halorussus salilacus genome contains these proteins:
- a CDS encoding restriction endonuclease subunit S → MSEQEITLDQFAGDSSDSKSEESTVSYVDYPDGWKVVNFHTLVSDFRYGTDTKSNTENNGYPTLRIPNIVGGKITTEDLKYTPVDDKEFERLKLAEGDILLIRTNGNPDYVGQSAVFSGELEDSIFASYLIRIRVDRDEVNPVFAKEFLNSHSGRKEMAGWISTSAGNHNLGISSIENFSTPLPSLDEQRKIAGILQTVDQALETTEDVVSQATRVKKGLIQEFYSEGYYDHTEWQEVDKQDAYVMTRANRVPAEWEVRQSDEIADIKTGHTPSTSVDEYWDGDISWVDIHDLTQLEKTVIETTDDTITEEGLENSGAKLLPEGTLVLCRTGAIGETAILGKEMATDQDQVTFECDESVVLPRYLMYLFKFATPQLERLSAGSTHDKIQLHFFSDLEIPLPSLDEQQKMVDAIESVDDVVIANKEQLDGLKRLKKGLRQDLLSGDVRTAGKEIDIPDEVKNYEPE, encoded by the coding sequence ATGAGTGAACAGGAGATAACGCTGGACCAGTTCGCTGGTGATTCGAGTGATAGCAAGTCCGAGGAGAGCACGGTAAGCTATGTTGATTACCCGGACGGTTGGAAGGTAGTCAACTTTCACACGTTGGTTTCCGATTTCCGTTACGGTACTGATACAAAATCGAACACAGAAAACAACGGCTATCCCACACTACGGATCCCTAACATAGTCGGAGGAAAAATAACTACAGAGGATCTGAAGTACACCCCGGTAGACGACAAAGAGTTTGAACGCCTGAAATTGGCGGAGGGTGATATACTCCTAATAAGGACAAACGGGAATCCCGACTATGTCGGCCAGTCGGCTGTGTTTTCAGGAGAACTGGAGGATTCGATATTTGCGTCCTATCTAATCAGAATCCGAGTGGACAGGGACGAAGTCAATCCTGTGTTCGCGAAGGAATTCCTGAACTCCCACTCCGGTAGAAAGGAGATGGCAGGGTGGATTAGTACCTCCGCAGGAAACCACAATCTGGGTATCAGTTCGATCGAGAACTTCAGCACACCACTTCCGTCACTAGATGAACAGCGTAAGATCGCAGGTATCCTCCAGACCGTCGATCAGGCACTGGAAACGACGGAAGATGTTGTTTCGCAGGCGACGAGAGTAAAAAAGGGACTCATTCAGGAGTTCTATTCCGAGGGCTACTACGACCACACCGAGTGGCAGGAGGTGGATAAACAGGACGCGTACGTGATGACGCGGGCCAACAGGGTTCCCGCAGAGTGGGAGGTTCGCCAATCGGACGAAATCGCCGATATCAAGACGGGCCACACGCCGTCGACATCCGTTGACGAATACTGGGACGGCGATATCTCGTGGGTGGACATCCACGATCTGACGCAGTTAGAGAAGACCGTCATCGAGACGACCGACGACACGATCACGGAAGAAGGGCTGGAGAACTCCGGCGCCAAACTCCTACCGGAAGGTACGCTGGTCCTCTGCCGCACAGGCGCCATCGGAGAAACAGCTATCCTGGGCAAAGAGATGGCGACCGACCAAGATCAGGTGACGTTCGAATGTGACGAAAGCGTCGTGCTTCCGCGGTATCTGATGTACCTCTTCAAGTTCGCTACTCCACAGCTCGAACGACTGTCGGCGGGGAGTACGCACGATAAGATCCAGCTGCATTTCTTTTCTGATCTGGAGATCCCGCTCCCCAGCCTCGACGAGCAGCAGAAGATGGTGGACGCGATCGAGTCGGTCGATGACGTCGTCATCGCGAACAAAGAACAGCTCGACGGTCTCAAGCGTTTGAAAAAAGGTCTGCGCCAAGACCTTCTTTCAGGAGATGTCCGCACCGCCGGGAAGGAGATCGACATCCCCGACGAGGTCAAAAACTATGAGCCAGAATAG
- a CDS encoding type I restriction-modification system subunit M — protein sequence MTQNVYNDVTPEELGKKLYKCADAIRNAVDETRYKNYILPLVFYKSIDDTFSDRLEEQKEQFAGDEELARKAITGMSVPEDYRWESVTEHSENIAPYLDEAFDALERENDQLRGVVRVTYSDEEALNDQRLRDLIQRIDTFELSTEKVEKDFLGEAYMYMVGEFAKDEGKEGGQFFTPPDVIDLMVRVLAKSGGTDGFEKGASFHDPTAGSAGFLVHAASYFRNEQGGDPSTWTVTGQELNADIASIAQVNTFMHGLEAEIRREDSLANPQFPNYLSDDEGFDYVLANFPFSADWPKSDLKDDKWNRFDWADKLPRADRGDYAFLMHIAKLLNQQGRAAVVVPHGVLFRKHESKYRKAMIKEDLVEAIIELPSNLFQNVSLPSAVIVFNRDKGPDRDGEIQFIHAADERFYVERSNHNDLTPEGRDRIVSAYESWLTEDRMCRTVSVDEIASNDYNLNTSLYVDTTEPEEDVSVRDELELLRKSQNERDEVEARMTRQMETLNYE from the coding sequence ATGACACAGAACGTATACAACGACGTCACCCCCGAAGAGCTCGGTAAGAAGCTGTACAAATGCGCAGACGCGATCCGGAACGCGGTCGACGAAACCCGGTATAAAAACTACATCCTCCCCCTGGTATTCTACAAGAGCATCGACGACACCTTCTCTGACAGGCTGGAGGAGCAGAAGGAGCAGTTCGCCGGGGACGAAGAACTCGCACGGAAGGCCATCACCGGAATGTCGGTTCCCGAGGACTACCGGTGGGAGTCCGTCACCGAACACAGCGAGAACATCGCTCCCTACCTCGACGAAGCGTTCGACGCCCTGGAACGGGAGAACGACCAGCTCCGCGGTGTCGTCCGCGTCACGTACAGTGACGAAGAGGCGCTCAACGATCAGCGGCTCCGCGACCTCATCCAGCGAATCGACACCTTCGAGCTGAGTACCGAGAAGGTCGAAAAGGACTTTCTCGGCGAGGCCTACATGTACATGGTCGGGGAGTTCGCTAAGGACGAGGGCAAGGAGGGCGGCCAGTTCTTCACTCCGCCGGACGTCATCGACCTGATGGTCCGCGTACTCGCAAAAAGCGGCGGCACGGACGGTTTTGAGAAGGGAGCGTCGTTCCACGACCCCACCGCTGGTTCCGCAGGGTTTCTCGTCCACGCGGCCTCCTACTTCCGCAATGAGCAGGGCGGCGACCCGAGCACGTGGACGGTCACGGGCCAAGAACTGAACGCGGACATCGCCTCAATCGCGCAGGTCAACACATTCATGCATGGACTGGAGGCGGAGATCCGGCGCGAGGACTCCCTCGCGAACCCGCAGTTCCCGAACTACCTATCGGACGACGAAGGGTTCGACTACGTCCTCGCAAACTTCCCGTTCTCGGCCGACTGGCCCAAGAGTGACCTGAAAGACGACAAGTGGAACCGGTTCGACTGGGCCGATAAGTTGCCGCGTGCGGATCGCGGCGATTACGCCTTCCTCATGCACATCGCGAAGCTGCTGAACCAGCAGGGGCGGGCAGCGGTCGTCGTCCCGCATGGCGTCCTCTTTCGGAAGCACGAGAGCAAGTACCGGAAGGCCATGATCAAGGAGGATCTGGTTGAGGCCATCATCGAACTGCCCAGTAACCTCTTCCAGAACGTCAGCCTGCCTAGCGCAGTCATCGTGTTCAACCGTGACAAAGGACCGGACCGCGATGGCGAGATCCAGTTCATTCACGCCGCCGACGAGCGGTTCTACGTTGAGCGGAGCAACCACAACGATCTGACCCCGGAAGGTCGTGATCGCATCGTTTCAGCGTACGAATCGTGGCTCACCGAGGACCGGATGTGCCGGACGGTCTCGGTGGATGAAATCGCTAGTAACGATTACAACCTCAACACCTCGCTTTACGTAGACACCACCGAACCGGAAGAAGATGTGAGTGTCCGTGACGAACTGGAGCTACTCCGTAAATCGCAGAACGAGCGTGATGAGGTTGAAGCACGGATGACGCGTCAGATGGAGACTCTCAACTATGAGTGA
- a CDS encoding DEAD/DEAH box helicase — MGYFADYADQIDFQQFGSEGIKGVRSCQAGGFWGVKSHFTAYEDEPALVSMPTGSGKTALMMLLAFGLSEKQVLIVTASDVLRTQTAAKFERLDGLRQAGVVDDKLETPSVATVTSRVTDEEMWDELDEDVVVTLPHNISKVYDSDQYPNSIVSPPEEKFDLVFFDEAHHIRAPSWMELLEAVDSAKRVLLTATPFRRDRQTLPGRMVYHYPLSNAMEEQLYQPLSLTEVSTYRADDPDRKLATMAATKLADIRTDYSSAKLLIRCDHIDTARDLETIYSNQDLEVEAIHSDRTSKQNAETISALREGDIDGVVAVGMLGEGVDIADLKVAVLHQPPKSFAFTLQLIGRVTRPAENADVAATVIADPDKLREAGVDDVVKRLYHEDAGWRQLVPELVDKYIETNVAATTAGQDALRGVNEQDLQPYRSTRLYESTESDVDLIADISLDDDTIVYKLPRSDEVFLGLITEQIDKPTWGTRTPLEYREYDLHLYYYHDGTETLFEASSSDELSNRIRSQIVSDEIELYGGESLVRMLQAEVDIEYQVAGLANALGPSGSLPSYKMYLGDRVEGAVRQTDAQAFAQGHAVAEVDEEIIGISNDQGRVWSTGREGIDDFISWCQELVSKLERYEFESAAPKLGLGEISRIDEFPAEPVYGTHNPALQQLNIEIDTSEVYEEGGWQPMKESALRDINYQADEPTAVEFSYTPKETAQSLSGTYNIADNKLTGQLANCQFRIDSGDKISKLTGEVFFNRYPLYFCTGDGTLVYNGRGHKVKQELSKVPPSCFVDESKIDWSGCATWGEYSIDDDDTDGDGLIHVHAWVEDFIEGNGESEQVLFRDHSSGEIADYVQFEPSEKRISLYHCKACKKSNKSGARLEDVRDVVDQVFRSIAWIRNSRLPKRIRYRQENTGVEGFKLNEEAFDEIETKFQPNEWSFRVYIVQPGLDHDKARSSNNTNTLLLTCKEWLEAVDTELYIIGDPNDQVVEVS, encoded by the coding sequence ATGGGCTACTTTGCCGATTATGCTGATCAGATCGATTTTCAGCAGTTCGGCTCGGAAGGTATCAAGGGGGTTCGTTCCTGCCAAGCAGGTGGGTTCTGGGGTGTAAAGAGCCACTTCACGGCATACGAAGATGAGCCAGCGCTAGTGTCGATGCCGACTGGTTCTGGGAAGACAGCACTGATGATGTTGCTGGCATTTGGGCTGAGTGAGAAGCAAGTACTCATCGTGACCGCATCTGACGTGCTTCGCACCCAAACTGCAGCGAAATTCGAACGACTCGATGGACTGAGGCAAGCCGGCGTTGTTGATGACAAACTCGAGACCCCCTCTGTTGCAACAGTTACCTCCAGGGTCACTGACGAGGAGATGTGGGACGAGTTGGATGAAGATGTTGTAGTTACTCTCCCTCACAATATTAGCAAGGTCTATGACTCAGACCAGTATCCAAATTCTATTGTCAGTCCTCCCGAGGAGAAATTTGATCTTGTCTTTTTCGATGAGGCACACCACATCCGTGCTCCCAGCTGGATGGAGCTACTTGAGGCCGTAGACAGTGCTAAGCGAGTTCTATTGACCGCGACTCCATTTCGCCGTGACCGGCAGACGCTACCCGGTCGGATGGTGTATCACTATCCCCTGAGCAATGCGATGGAAGAACAGTTGTATCAGCCGCTGTCTTTGACTGAAGTCTCGACGTATCGTGCTGACGATCCTGATCGCAAATTGGCAACAATGGCAGCTACCAAGTTAGCAGATATTAGAACGGACTATTCCAGCGCTAAGCTTCTAATACGATGTGACCACATCGATACTGCTCGGGATCTGGAGACGATCTATAGTAATCAGGACTTGGAAGTTGAGGCAATTCACTCCGATCGCACCTCCAAGCAAAATGCGGAGACAATCAGCGCACTTCGAGAAGGAGATATCGATGGAGTCGTAGCTGTTGGTATGCTTGGTGAAGGGGTTGATATTGCTGATCTGAAGGTTGCAGTGCTTCATCAGCCCCCGAAGTCGTTTGCGTTCACACTCCAACTCATCGGTCGTGTCACTCGACCCGCAGAGAATGCAGATGTCGCTGCAACAGTCATCGCTGACCCAGACAAGTTGCGTGAAGCCGGGGTTGATGATGTCGTCAAGCGATTGTACCATGAGGACGCAGGCTGGCGGCAACTTGTTCCAGAACTCGTCGACAAATACATCGAGACGAACGTAGCAGCGACTACTGCCGGACAAGATGCGCTCCGAGGAGTCAATGAGCAAGACCTCCAGCCATACCGAAGTACTCGGCTCTACGAGAGTACGGAGTCTGACGTCGACTTGATAGCTGACATTTCACTTGACGACGACACCATCGTCTACAAACTGCCCCGATCCGATGAGGTGTTTCTTGGGCTGATCACCGAGCAAATCGATAAACCGACCTGGGGAACCAGAACCCCGCTGGAATACCGAGAATATGATCTCCATCTCTACTACTATCACGACGGAACCGAGACCCTGTTTGAAGCTTCTTCATCAGATGAGCTATCGAATCGTATTCGTAGCCAGATAGTATCCGATGAAATCGAGCTATACGGCGGTGAATCGCTCGTCCGAATGCTGCAGGCAGAGGTCGATATTGAATACCAAGTCGCAGGACTAGCCAACGCACTGGGGCCATCTGGTAGTCTCCCTTCCTACAAAATGTATCTTGGTGACCGGGTGGAAGGAGCTGTGAGACAAACAGATGCACAGGCCTTCGCCCAAGGCCATGCAGTTGCAGAAGTTGATGAAGAGATCATTGGCATTAGCAACGACCAGGGACGAGTGTGGTCCACGGGTAGGGAAGGAATTGATGATTTCATTTCGTGGTGTCAGGAACTTGTGAGCAAACTTGAGAGATATGAATTTGAATCTGCCGCACCTAAACTTGGGTTAGGCGAGATTAGTCGAATCGACGAGTTCCCCGCAGAACCAGTATACGGGACTCATAATCCTGCGCTTCAGCAACTCAATATTGAGATTGACACGAGCGAAGTATATGAGGAGGGTGGATGGCAACCTATGAAGGAGTCTGCTCTGAGGGATATAAACTATCAGGCCGATGAGCCCACTGCAGTCGAATTTTCCTATACCCCTAAAGAGACAGCGCAGTCGCTATCTGGTACGTACAACATTGCGGATAATAAACTGACTGGACAACTCGCTAATTGTCAATTCAGGATAGATAGTGGAGACAAGATCAGTAAATTGACCGGGGAGGTGTTTTTCAACCGTTATCCGTTGTACTTCTGTACCGGTGACGGGACCCTAGTCTATAACGGACGTGGACACAAGGTCAAACAAGAACTCTCAAAGGTTCCACCGAGTTGTTTTGTTGACGAATCGAAGATCGATTGGTCAGGGTGTGCTACGTGGGGGGAATACTCGATTGATGACGACGACACCGATGGCGATGGACTCATCCATGTTCACGCTTGGGTAGAGGACTTTATCGAAGGAAACGGTGAGAGTGAGCAGGTCCTATTCCGTGATCACTCGAGCGGTGAGATAGCAGACTACGTCCAATTTGAGCCGTCGGAAAAGCGAATCAGTCTTTATCACTGTAAGGCTTGCAAAAAGAGCAATAAGAGTGGTGCTCGTCTCGAAGACGTTCGTGATGTCGTTGATCAGGTATTCCGGAGTATAGCGTGGATCAGGAACAGTAGGCTTCCAAAGCGGATTCGCTACCGTCAAGAGAATACTGGTGTCGAGGGATTCAAACTGAATGAGGAAGCATTTGATGAAATCGAAACAAAGTTTCAGCCGAACGAGTGGAGTTTCAGAGTGTATATCGTGCAACCGGGACTGGACCATGACAAGGCCCGGTCGTCGAATAACACCAATACTCTACTGCTGACTTGCAAGGAGTGGTTAGAGGCGGTTGATACTGAACTATACATCATTGGCGATCCCAACGATCAGGTCGTAGAAGTATCCTGA
- a CDS encoding VirB4 family type IV secretion system protein — protein MRSVTLQASGGPLAQLTEWLLNPTSPEGVAVYLLLVVAFGVVGKLLWNRHTADDEPEVDFSDVLDEETPEEGHAEGQLLDDISESHKTVTAPAAIEWETRAARVGEQWTTTLYIADYADYPNDGYLSDLFELTDVEFDLTAHITPKNQQRARNELQDIADDLQVDADLEQSVRSAYLQERANEAAATYKAVESGANVFDQGMFVTVRAADKDDLRDSVQKVKSALRDDPANLTPKTAICRQDLALQSAAPIGDNVFGRESIALGGAVGALLSSPHNATILEEGGVEFGIHKDNQSPVVIDPFARDNGYAMFTVGDTGSGKSFGSKQNFIRSIEQSKDRIGIILEPLNNWAGVSEALGAKRITVGGTLGLNPLEIRQTPDHVQRAMGEDASPFNEKLDDAMSFLTNFFALRGISLGDRRTTLELGLKRAYKRNDITDDISTHSNPSPTIRDMMDVFEDMVDDPEEFVVRSDEEAGKIREDATWLLDQLRPFEGEGRHANLGKSSEFDIRNEKVIYLDLAQQEGSVDSSTALTMQLLISLVYERAKETDKEVVFVIDEARYIMQDAASLAFLETVFRHHRHHDLSIRLVTQTVDEFFEHAESEAILDQCAVKQFHRLDGMDDQWADEFGLNYAQMRYVQDAVPGNEDAGFSEALVGVDGEWRGIKVEAMPKEKQVIDFDPTEQRRSSLPGAGEGAVDTDVQEFREKLEEQTTNGQSSDAESISAKPDGGSMEGEDDA, from the coding sequence ATGCGTAGTGTCACTCTTCAAGCGAGCGGCGGGCCTCTCGCCCAGCTCACAGAGTGGCTACTGAACCCAACATCACCCGAAGGTGTGGCGGTTTACCTCCTATTGGTTGTGGCCTTCGGGGTCGTCGGTAAACTCCTCTGGAACCGGCATACCGCCGACGACGAACCCGAAGTCGACTTCTCGGACGTCCTTGACGAGGAGACGCCTGAGGAGGGTCATGCAGAAGGCCAACTCCTCGACGACATCTCCGAATCTCACAAGACGGTCACTGCGCCAGCAGCCATCGAGTGGGAGACACGAGCCGCACGCGTTGGCGAGCAGTGGACGACGACGCTCTACATCGCTGACTACGCCGACTACCCGAACGACGGCTATCTGAGCGACCTCTTCGAGCTGACCGACGTCGAATTCGACCTCACAGCTCACATCACGCCGAAGAACCAGCAGCGAGCGCGGAACGAACTGCAGGACATCGCTGACGACCTCCAGGTCGACGCCGATCTTGAACAGAGCGTCCGCAGTGCGTACCTTCAGGAGCGAGCAAACGAAGCCGCTGCGACCTACAAAGCCGTCGAGAGCGGTGCGAACGTCTTCGACCAGGGGATGTTCGTCACGGTTCGAGCCGCCGACAAGGACGACCTCAGGGACTCGGTCCAGAAGGTCAAGAGTGCTCTTCGCGACGACCCAGCGAACCTCACGCCGAAGACCGCAATCTGTCGTCAGGACCTCGCGCTGCAGTCGGCAGCCCCCATCGGAGACAACGTATTCGGGCGAGAATCTATCGCCCTTGGTGGAGCCGTTGGCGCACTCCTCTCCTCGCCGCATAACGCGACGATCCTCGAGGAGGGTGGCGTTGAGTTCGGGATTCACAAGGACAACCAGAGCCCCGTCGTCATCGACCCGTTCGCCCGTGACAACGGATATGCGATGTTCACCGTCGGCGATACTGGGTCTGGGAAGTCGTTCGGCTCGAAACAGAACTTCATCCGCTCGATCGAGCAGAGTAAGGACCGCATCGGTATCATCCTCGAACCGCTCAACAACTGGGCGGGCGTCTCCGAAGCACTCGGTGCGAAACGCATCACCGTCGGTGGGACGCTCGGTCTGAATCCTCTGGAGATCCGCCAGACACCCGACCACGTCCAGCGGGCGATGGGTGAGGACGCGAGCCCGTTCAACGAGAAGCTCGACGACGCAATGAGCTTCCTGACGAACTTCTTCGCACTGCGTGGTATCTCGCTCGGCGACAGGAGGACGACGCTCGAACTCGGCCTCAAGCGCGCCTACAAGCGCAACGACATCACCGACGATATCTCGACGCACAGCAACCCCAGCCCGACCATCCGGGACATGATGGACGTCTTCGAGGACATGGTCGACGACCCCGAGGAGTTCGTCGTTCGTTCCGACGAGGAGGCCGGGAAGATTCGCGAGGACGCGACGTGGCTGCTGGACCAGCTTCGGCCCTTCGAGGGGGAAGGTCGCCACGCCAACCTCGGGAAATCCTCAGAGTTCGATATCCGCAACGAGAAGGTCATCTACCTCGATCTCGCACAGCAGGAAGGCAGCGTCGATAGCAGTACGGCGCTGACGATGCAGTTGCTCATCTCGCTCGTGTACGAGCGGGCGAAAGAAACGGACAAGGAGGTCGTGTTCGTCATCGACGAGGCGCGGTACATAATGCAGGACGCCGCGAGTCTGGCATTCTTAGAGACGGTGTTCCGACATCACCGTCACCACGATCTCTCGATTCGTCTCGTTACTCAGACCGTCGACGAGTTCTTCGAGCACGCCGAGTCCGAAGCCATTCTCGACCAGTGTGCCGTCAAGCAGTTCCACCGACTGGATGGAATGGACGACCAATGGGCCGACGAGTTCGGGTTGAACTACGCACAGATGCGCTACGTACAGGACGCGGTCCCCGGCAACGAGGACGCTGGCTTCTCCGAGGCACTCGTCGGCGTCGACGGTGAGTGGCGCGGCATCAAGGTTGAGGCGATGCCCAAGGAGAAGCAGGTCATTGACTTCGACCCGACCGAGCAGCGCCGTTCTTCGCTCCCCGGCGCTGGTGAAGGCGCAGTTGATACGGACGTCCAGGAGTTCCGAGAGAAGCTGGAAGAGCAAACGACTAACGGACAGTCGAGTGACGCGGAATCCATCTCCGCCAAGCCTGACGGCGGTTCGATGGAGGGGGAAGACGATGCGTGA